Proteins co-encoded in one Mastacembelus armatus chromosome 24, fMasArm1.2, whole genome shotgun sequence genomic window:
- the flrt2 gene encoding leucine-rich repeat transmembrane protein FLRT2 encodes MEFLAGPWNKDWASFLQFWLTVILSLQMQFRPGASCPEECRCDRSFVYCNERSLTSVPLGIQEGYKVLYLHNNQINNAGFPVELHNLASVETVYLYGNQLDEFPINLPKNTRILHLQENNIQTISKAALAQLTRLEELHLDDNSISTVGVEEGAFREAISLKLLFLTKNHLSSVPIGLPEDLKELRLDENRIAVIAEEAFQNVTRLMRLLLDGNLLTDEGIAPGTFQDLANLRELALARNSLTFPPPLLPSQSLLKLSLQDNQIDQIPVAAFAGLNRLEKLDISNNQLQTLTQGVFDSLSSLKHLIVRNNPWRCDCAVKWVVVWLKSLPSSINARGFVCLSPDKVRGMAIRELTLDIIECPVDVDQPPWPTLRSTPPPPPTTPITTMISTPITTSIPNYFDSPSPPLPPIHNNPPGPLPPYEDPLQISFDVINSTNIDVNWDSYFTVTAYKVTWVKRGQSQINEGMRERTVSGGRRHISLTNLEPRSVYRICVHVLDTLNSYRPGEDTICSEARTKPALSAKPPGKDQAPQESINSTLLMAGIIGGAILIILITLLGLFCWHMHRKSRSSSTKWKYNRGRRKDDYCEAGTKKDNSILEMTETSFQIVALNNEQLLKGDFRIQPIYTPNGGIGFRDCHLSNNSIAYCKSSNVPSTEFCHT; translated from the coding sequence atGGAGTTTCTGGCTGGACCCTGGAATAAAGATTGGGCTTCATTCTTGCAATTTTGGTTGACTGTTATCCTAAGCCTCCAAATGCAATTCAGACCGGGTGCTTCTTGCCCGGAAGAGTGTCGCTGTGACCGATCGTTTGTGTACTGCAATGAACGCAGCCTGACATCAGTGCCTCTGGGGATACAGGAGGGCTATAAGGTCCTCTATCTACATAACAACCAGATCAACAATGCTGGCTTCCCTGTGGAACTTCACAATCTGGCCTCTGTGGAGACAGTCTATCTCTATGGCAACCAGCTCGATGAGTTCCCCATCAATCTGCCCAAAAACACCAGGATCCTGCATCTCCAGGAGAACAATATCCAAACGATCTCCAAGGCAGCCCTTGCCCAGCTGACTCGATTAGAGGAGCTGCACCTTGATGATAATTCCATCTCCACAGTGGGGGTGGAAGAAGGGGCCTTTAGGGAGGCAATAAGCCTCAaactcctcttcctcaccaAGAACCACTTAAGCAGTGTTCCCATTGGCCTTCCTGAGGACCTGAAAGAGCTGCGGTTGGATGAAAACCGCATTGCTGTTATCGCAGAGGAGGCCTTCCAGAATGTGACACGCCTAATGCGCCTCCTGCTGGACGGGAACCTGCTGACGGATGAAGGCATTGCACCAGGGACCTTCCAGGACCTGGCCAACCTCCGTGAGCTGGCCCTGGCCCGCAATTCACTCACATTTCCTCCTCCCCTCTTACCCAGTCAGTCACTGCTTAAACTGAGCCTGCAGGACAACCAGATTGACCAGATCCCTGTGGCAGCCTTTGCTGGGCTAAATAGGCTGGAAAAATTGGATATCTCGAACAACCAGCTTCAGACTCTAACACAGGGTGTGTTCGATAGTCTGTCAAGCCTAAAGCATCTCATAGTGCGTAATAACCCCTGGCGCTGTGACTGTGCAGTTAAATGGGTGGTGGTGTGGCTCAAGTCTTTGCCTTCCTCCATTAACGCCCGGGGGTTCGTGTGCCTGAGTCCAGACAAGGTGCGTGGCATGGCAATCAGAGAGCTCACGCTGGATATTATTGAGTGCCCAGTTGATGTTGATCAGCCGCCCTGGCCCACCCTCCGctccacacccccacccccacctaCTACCCCTATCACCACCATGATCTCCACCCCCATCACCACATCCATTCCTAACTACTTTGACTCACCCTCCCCTCCCTTACCCCCAATCCATAACAACCCACCTGGACCCCTGCCTCCTTATGAGGACCCTCTTCAAATCTCCTTCGATGTGATTAACTCCACCAATATTGACGTGAACTGGGATTCCTATTTCACTGTCACAGCCTATAAGGTCACTTGGGTCAAAAGGGGACAAAGCCAAATAAACGAAGGAATGCGGGAGCGGACAGTGAGCGGGGGTCGGCGGCATATCAGCCTCACCAACTTGGAGCCCCGGTCTGTGTATCggatctgtgtgcatgtgttggaCACCCTTAATTCCTACAGGCCTGGAGAGGATACTATATGCTCTGAGGCCAGGACCAAGCCTGCCTTGTCTGCTAAGCCTCCTGGCAAAGACCAAGCTCCTCAGGAGAGCATCAACTCCACACTGCTAATGGCTGGGATCATAGGTGGGGCAATTCTAATCATCCTGATAACGCTGCTCGGTCTGTTCTGCTGGCACATGCACAGGAAGAGCCGGTCATCTTCGACCAAGTGGAAATACAACCGAGGTAGGAGAAAAGACGACTACTGCGAAGCTGGAACCAAGAAGGATAACTCCATTCTGGAGATGACTGAGACCAGTTTCCAGATAGTGGCACTGAACAATGAGCAACTGCTCAAGGGAGATTTCCGCATTCAGCCCATCTACACGCCCAATGGGGGCATTGGATTTAGAGACTGTCACCTCAGTAACAACAGCATAGCCTACTGCAAGAGCAGCAACGTGCCCAGTACAGAGTTCTGCCACACGTGA